The Pelobacter seleniigenes DSM 18267 genomic sequence TGTTTTCTACACTCTCCCAACTATTACTCATAAAAATAAAAACGCCGCCGAACCGGCTTTGTGCATAAAACCTGTTCAGTGGCGTTCTGATCTGACTTTATATGGCTGACTTTCCACTATTCCCCCAAGCGGATCGCAAAGTCAAAATGTTGTGTTATTCAAGCGGGATTTGCCCGATTTGTCAAGAAGACAGAATCGAACATCGGCGCTCAAAACTGAGGATCAGCAACTGAAAACTCCATAATATCTTATTTCCAACGAGGCTCAGTGGGTTGAGTTATATCCCGAATGACGCTAGTTTAAGCAACCTTGTAGTAAACTCGGGACTGTCCCCAGGGGCATCGGGGGCTGTCCCAAGAGTTTGCGAGCCATGAAACTGTAGCGGTTAACACCGCAAAGACCTGGGACAGCCCCCGTGCGGGGACAGTCCCGGTTTTTCTGCCATCGCCCCTTAAACGAGCGCCATTCGAGTTCTACCGCCCAATTCCCAGTTTTCAAAAATTAATTCCTGATATTGGAGAATTGATCTTCAGTTTGCTGCTGCTCCGATACGTGTTTTCACAACACAAAAGACTGGAAAGCCCCCTTTTGTGGAGAAGGGGGCTTTCCCTGCTGCGTTACGGCGAGACAACATAGGGGCGCATCATCTCGTTGTCTTCGTGTTCCAGGATATGACAATGCCAGACGTACAAGCCGGCCTTATCAAATTTAGCGCGGACGACTGTGATTTCCTGCGGATAGGCGATCACTGTATCCTTATATCCGACCTCCCATGGCTGAACACTGGCCGAAAGCAGGCTGTCGCCGGCACCAGTTGCTGAGCCAATCTGACGGCGTTCGACCACCTCGAAACGAACCAGGTGCAGGTGGATGGGGTGGGCATCTTCGGTAAAGTTGTAGATTTCCCACATTTCCGTATCGCCTGCGGTTGGATTTTCGGTGACGTTCACCTGGACAGTTGAGCCGTCGGCCATGGTGACATCCGCGGGGAGACTGACCCCGGATTTGTCGGTCCAGAGGAGTCCAACCCCGGCGGGATTTGCCGGATCAGTTGCTAAGTCGACCGTCCCGAGGAGTGCCGCCTTGGGGGCAAAGGGTTCCCCTCCTGCGGCATCACAACGCTCATGGAAGGCTAACTGAGAATCCCCGGGGATATTCAGACCGGTCGGATCATAGGGTGGAACGATGAGCGGGTCGATCTGGGTGATGCCCCCACTGGCACTGTCGAACCGCGCACAGACATCCTGCGACTCTTCCTCGTTGAGGGATATCTGACGAGTCACTACAACCGGTGCTGAATTCTGTGGTTCGGCATTGAGGCGGATATCCGCAATAGTGGTCGCCGGAGTCGCCCCGGTCGGGTCTGTAGGACTGGCACCATTAAGGCTCGAACTAACAGAAAACTGCATCACCTGGCCAGTGGTCGTTGGATCTGACACGCTGGCCGGGTCGAACCCACCGAAAGGCTCATCCCCGACAGTGTTGACCAGTCGGATCAGGTCGCCGTCGGCGATTGGGCTGCCATCAACATAGGTCGCACTGAAATCGATCAGGATGTCAGCTCTTTCCGCCGGTCCCATCAGCAGCGCCTGATTCGGATCATTGGCGGGGGTGGCAGCAGGAACAGTTCCATCGCCGGGGTAACTTGTCGCTAAACCGGTCGAGATCCGCAAAACATTGGGCAACACCCCCTGATCAGTGCCGATCTGATAAAATGGCAACTCTTTACTTGGATCGATATCACCCGTTGCCGGATCGACCTTGAAGGCTGACAGATTAAGGAAGCGCGAATTGCAACCGTTGAGAACGCGTAACCGATAGGTTGCCTGGGCAACCTCCAGTTTTGGCCAACTCACCCCATTGACAACCATGACATTGAAAAATGCCTCGGGGTTCCAGAGTGGAGCGATATCGGTCGGATTGTCCGGGTCTCCGGCAAAATCGATAGTCAGCTGATTTGGCTCGAGCCCTTCAAAAAAGGCCCGCCGCTCGGGATAAAACAGGGAGCCGTCCTGATTAAATGACCGACCCTGGATAACCACCGGAATTTCGCGCACGGCGCTCCGCACCGGGTCACCGGGGACGTTCAGTTCAAGCATGGTATTTCCCGCCACGGGTGCCGGCCCCGGGAGAACCCCGTCATTCACCGCAACCGTCCGCTGATCGTCGATAGCATCCTGAACGGAGGTTGCCCCGGAATGATTCCCCCGGATCAACCAGAAACCGGCCGGACCGGCATAGACATTCGCTCGGGTCATCCCGAGAGTGTGGTCATGGAACCAGAGGGTTGTCGCCGGTTGATCGTTTGAGTAGACATAATCGGCATAGCCCAGAACACCTGGATTGGTCCCGGTCGCATCATCGAACAGGGTACCTGATTTGGCAATCCCCGCCGGCAGATTTGCTGCCGCCGGCAGCCACCAGGCTTCCGGATAACCATCACTGTGCCCGGCAACATGCGCGCCATGAACATGTGGCACCATCGGCACTGGTCCGGTATAGGTGGAGCCACTACTGCCTTTACAGTCGGTTCTGGTCGTGCCATCAAGGCAGGCCTGCAGCGGATTGGCCCAGTGCAGGGTCTGATCAATAGTGAGAAGATGGGGCAGATAGTTGCCATTCGCATCGACCAGATCATTGAGCCAGCGGACAGATACGGGAGTATCCGCCTGGGTTTCTACCGTATAGGAAGGGTAATTAAATTGGGAATTGGCCGCCGGGGCAATCCCTGCGCCACCGCCCAGAGCAGAAGAGTCCGGCACAGGGTCCGCCGTCGGTCCATAGCTCCAGACGGTGGTTGGTGGGAATTTATCGTGCCGCCCATTGAGGGTATTCCATATCCCGCCAGGAAGAATTTGCTGCTGAAACTGACGGACCGCAATGGCGTAGTTATCTGCGGTACCCGTGGTGTTCATAACGGGTGGGATAACCAGTGGGGTTACAAATTTTGGTATGGACAACGGGTCCAGGGTTCCTCCTGCCAACGGGAGCGACGCGTGTCGCGCCGGGTCAACCTGGATGGTCACCTGAACCTCGGCTGAATCCGATGCTACCGCGTCCGATACGCTGAAAACAAAAACATGAACACCAACCTGATCAAACGTTGGTGTCCAGGTAAAAGCCCCTGTCGCGCTGTCGATGCTCGCCCCTTCAGGAGCGCCACTGAGTTGATAGCTCAGGGTGTCCCCGCTATTTGCATCCGTCCCGGTCACACTGAAACTCAGTGTGCTCCCTTCCACCCCGACCTGCGCTGCAGGGACGGCAATCGTCGGCGCGTCATTGTTCGAGCTGCTGGAACCTCCGCCACCGCAACCTGCAATGAATCCGGTCACAACCCAACAGAAAATAAACCATCGCAAATAACCCCCAGCAGATTTCATAACGTCTCCTTTGCGTATTGAGCAAATGCACTGTTTAAG encodes the following:
- a CDS encoding multicopper oxidase domain-containing protein; the protein is MKSAGGYLRWFIFCWVVTGFIAGCGGGGSSSSNNDAPTIAVPAAQVGVEGSTLSFSVTGTDANSGDTLSYQLSGAPEGASIDSATGAFTWTPTFDQVGVHVFVFSVSDAVASDSAEVQVTIQVDPARHASLPLAGGTLDPLSIPKFVTPLVIPPVMNTTGTADNYAIAVRQFQQQILPGGIWNTLNGRHDKFPPTTVWSYGPTADPVPDSSALGGGAGIAPAANSQFNYPSYTVETQADTPVSVRWLNDLVDANGNYLPHLLTIDQTLHWANPLQACLDGTTRTDCKGSSGSTYTGPVPMVPHVHGAHVAGHSDGYPEAWWLPAAANLPAGIAKSGTLFDDATGTNPGVLGYADYVYSNDQPATTLWFHDHTLGMTRANVYAGPAGFWLIRGNHSGATSVQDAIDDQRTVAVNDGVLPGPAPVAGNTMLELNVPGDPVRSAVREIPVVIQGRSFNQDGSLFYPERRAFFEGLEPNQLTIDFAGDPDNPTDIAPLWNPEAFFNVMVVNGVSWPKLEVAQATYRLRVLNGCNSRFLNLSAFKVDPATGDIDPSKELPFYQIGTDQGVLPNVLRISTGLATSYPGDGTVPAATPANDPNQALLMGPAERADILIDFSATYVDGSPIADGDLIRLVNTVGDEPFGGFDPASVSDPTTTGQVMQFSVSSSLNGASPTDPTGATPATTIADIRLNAEPQNSAPVVVTRQISLNEEESQDVCARFDSASGGITQIDPLIVPPYDPTGLNIPGDSQLAFHERCDAAGGEPFAPKAALLGTVDLATDPANPAGVGLLWTDKSGVSLPADVTMADGSTVQVNVTENPTAGDTEMWEIYNFTEDAHPIHLHLVRFEVVERRQIGSATGAGDSLLSASVQPWEVGYKDTVIAYPQEITVVRAKFDKAGLYVWHCHILEHEDNEMMRPYVVSP